A single genomic interval of Mangifera indica cultivar Alphonso chromosome 5, CATAS_Mindica_2.1, whole genome shotgun sequence harbors:
- the LOC123215921 gene encoding vacuolar protein sorting-associated protein 29-like: MVLVLAIGDLHIPHRASDLPPKFKSMLVPGKIQHIICTGNLSIKEVHDYLKSLCPDLHITRGEYDEDSRYPETKTLTIGQFKLGICHGHQVVPWCDLDSLAMLQRQLDVDILVTGHTHQFKAYKHEGGVVINPGSATGAYSSFTYDVNPSFVLMDIDGLRVVVYVYELIDGEVKVDKIDFKKTVTTPRS; encoded by the exons ATGGTGTTAGTATTAGCAATAGGAGACCTTCACATTCCTCACAGAGCATCTGATCTCCCACCAAAGTTCAAATCCATGCTTGTTCCTGGCAAGATTCAGCACATCATTTGCACTGGCAATCTTTCCATTAAG GAAGTCCATGATTATTTGAAGAGTCTGTGTCCTGATTTGCATATCACTCGAGGTGAATATGATGAAGATTCACGTTATCCAGAAACTAAGACACTCACTATTGGTCAATTCAAACTTGGAATATGTCATGGTCATCAG GTGGTTCCCTGGTGTGACTTAGATTCGTTGGCAATGCTACAGAGGCAATTGGATGTAGACATCCTTGTCACTGGCCATACTCATCAGTTCAAAGCCTACAAACATGAGGGCGGTGTTGTCATAAATCCTGGATCTGCTACTGGTGCTTATAGTAGTTTCACATATGATGTTAACCCAAGCTTCGTACTCATGGACATTGATGGTTTGCGTGTTGTGGTTTACGTATATGAACTAATTGATGGCGAGGTAAAGgttgataaaattgattttaagaaGACAGTAACTACTCCGCGTTCATGA